The sequence below is a genomic window from Fusobacterium simiae.
ATTCTATTTAATTTATCCTTTTTTAAACCAGTCATTTCTAAAATTTCACTGCTTGATAATATATTTCCTTTCTCTAAAATGTCCATTATTATTTTTTCATCAGTTGTTAAAGATAATTTAATTGTAATTATTGGCAAAGTTATTTTTATTGAATTTTCAAAAATTTCAAAATTTGGTTTAACTAAAAAATCCTTATAACTTTCATTTATTCTTCTTATTCCAGTCCCAAACATCTCAATATATTTTAATCTAAAAAATATATTTCCTAAGATAGGGTTTCTAAGTTGCGAAATTTGACCATTTAGATATTCTTTTTCACTTATTCCAGCTGGTAATCCCCCTGGAGATGATACTTCTATTTTATCTTCATACATGGATATTCTTATATTTGAATTTACATCCCAAGTTCTATGAATTAAAGCATTTGCAATTACTTCTCTAAATGCTTTTTCTGGTATCAATTCTTTTTCAAGTCTTTCTGAACCTGAAATTTGTTCATATTTATAATATCTATTAAAAACTTCTAATGTTTTTTGATATTGTAAAATAATAGATATATTTGTAAGCAAATATCTATCTAATATTTCATCTATATTTTTTCCAAATTTAGCAATATCAACTCCTGGAAAAGTATTTTTATCTGCAAAAAGCTCAGCAGCATTATTATAACCGTTCTTATCATCGTATAGATTTAAAGTTTTTAAAACATCTTTTGAAAAATTTTTTAAAGATAGTTTTTCCTCTAATTCTTTTTTCAAAATTTTAAATTCTAAATTTTGATTTTTAGCTTTCAATTCTTCATAATATTGGTTTAAGCCTAATAATGTCAACCTATTTAATTCAATCTTATCCACTTCAACTGTTGATGTGTCGTTTCTTTTATATGCTTTTCCTTTATAAAGATATGGTTTATTCATACCTTCTTCAACTATGAGAGTTATTATATTTTTTTTGCTATCTTTTATAAATTTAAAATCTGGTTTAGGAATTATATTATCATTAATTTTATTTTCTAAATCTAAACAAATTTCATCCATATTTTTTAAGCCAATAATTTTTCCACTATCATCAACTCCAAAAATAATTTTCCCTGAATTATAATTAGAAAAAGCACTAACCGTTTTTAAAAAAGTATTTGTTATTGTTAATTTTAATTCTATCTCTCTACTCTCTTTCATATCGTTCCTCCAAAGAAAATTATATCATATATCAGTCATAAATGCGATGTAAAATTTTACGACTGATTTTTGTTGTAAAAATACAACATAAAATTTATTTTATCCCTTTTCTATATTCATGAGTGAAATGCTTATCATACAATTTAGATTTTTCATATTCATTACCTAAGAAATCTCCAACTAATATTTGTGCAGTTTTATTTATGCCTGCTTCTTTTACTTTCTGTTCAATAGTTTCTAGTGTTCCTAAAACTATTTTTTGGTCTGCCCAACTTGCTTTTTGTACCACTGCCACAGGTGTTGTCATGGGATAAGAAGTAGCCAAAGTTTCTACAACTTTATCTATCATCTGAACTGACAAAAATATTGCCATAGAAGCTCTATGTTTAGCTAAACTTTTTAAACTTTCTTTTTCAGGAACAGAAGTTCTTCCCTCTATTCTTGTACAGATAACAGTTTGAGAAACATTAGGTAATGTAAATTCTTTCTTTAATGCAGCAGCAGAAGCTAAAAATGAACTAACTCCTGGAATAACTTCATATTCTATCCCATATTCATCAAGCATATCCATTTGTTCTCTATGTGCTCCATAGATTGCAGGATCTCCTGTATGAACTCTTGCTACTTTTTTACCATCCTTTATTGCCTTTACAGTAACATCTATAACTTCATCTAAGGACATAGAGGCAGAATTATATATTTCTGCTCCATCTTTA
It includes:
- a CDS encoding RNA-binding domain-containing protein translates to MKESREIELKLTITNTFLKTVSAFSNYNSGKIIFGVDDSGKIIGLKNMDEICLDLENKINDNIIPKPDFKFIKDSKKNIITLIVEEGMNKPYLYKGKAYKRNDTSTVEVDKIELNRLTLLGLNQYYEELKAKNQNLEFKILKKELEEKLSLKNFSKDVLKTLNLYDDKNGYNNAAELFADKNTFPGVDIAKFGKNIDEILDRYLLTNISIILQYQKTLEVFNRYYKYEQISGSERLEKELIPEKAFREVIANALIHRTWDVNSNIRISMYEDKIEVSSPGGLPAGISEKEYLNGQISQLRNPILGNIFFRLKYIEMFGTGIRRINESYKDFLVKPNFEIFENSIKITLPIITIKLSLTTDEKIIMDILEKGNILSSSEILEMTGLKKDKLNRILKNLIQKNYIDVIGNGRGTKYLKK
- the cobM gene encoding precorrin-4 C(11)-methyltransferase — its product is MEKVYFIGAGPGDPELITIKGQRIVKEADVIIYAGSLVPKEVIDCHKDGAEIYNSASMSLDEVIDVTVKAIKDGKKVARVHTGDPAIYGAHREQMDMLDEYGIEYEVIPGVSSFLASAAALKKEFTLPNVSQTVICTRIEGRTSVPEKESLKSLAKHRASMAIFLSVQMIDKVVETLATSYPMTTPVAVVQKASWADQKIVLGTLETIEQKVKEAGINKTAQILVGDFLGNEYEKSKLYDKHFTHEYRKGIK